The window TTAACATGATGGGCAAATTCCACGGCCAGCCCCCCTAGGGCTTCCGCGGCCCGCTTGGCTCCTTCCCCCAAGAGCTTACCTAAACCCGTCCTCTCGCCTATCTGCCGCACCATTTCCACCATGGCATCGGCATTGCCCCAGGTGAGTTTCACCCCCCCTGTATCGCCTTCGCCGATAAGGCCCTTTTCGAAGGCCTCCATAGCAAAGGCAATGGTGTTACCGGCGGAGATGGTGTCCATGCCGTAACGGTTGCAGAGTTCGTTGGCGTAGGCTATAGCTTCGAGATCGTCTATGAGGCACATCCCGCCCAGACAACCTAAAGTCTCGTATTCCGGCCCTGCGCCCTCTACTCCCGCGTACCTCCCCTCCTTTATGCGTATTTTTTTCCCACAACCTATAACACAGCCATGACAGTAGTACCTTCCCACAAAGATGGTCTGCTCTATGCGCTGGCCGGATATCTTTTCCACGCCTTCCGGCCACCGGCCCAGCCGCCAGTTCTGTAAGGGAAAGTTCCCGTAGCTTTCGTGGGTAATAACCCCTCCTGCGGTACCGTACCGCGTCATACCGGCGTTGCCCTGGCGTATCCGGGGGATCATGGCCTTAACCGCAGCCACCAAACCCGACCTGTCCCATACATCGGTACGTTTATTTCCCCTGGCCACCACGGCTTTGAGGTTTTTGGAGCCCATAACCGCACCCACACCGCAGCGGCCCGCCGCCCTGGCGTCCCTGCCGTCGCTCATAATGGACGCATACCTGACGAGCCTTTCCCCCGCCGGCCCAATGCAGGTTACCTCCCCGCCGGTGGCCCCCTTCAGCTGCTCGTAAGTGGCAAAGGTATCTTTGCCCCAGTAGGCGGCAGCGTCGTGTATGCTGACCCGGCCCCCTGCCACCAGGATATAGACGGGAGAATCGGCCCGGCCGGTGACAATTAGGCCATCATAGCCCGCCCGTTTAAAGGCCACGCCCCAGGAACCCCCGATGTCGGACTCGGCAAAGATGCCCGTGAGGGGAGACAGGGTGGTAACTGCATGGCGCCCGCTGCACGGTACCGGCGTATCGACGTAAGGTCCTACGGTGAAGATAAGGGGGTTCTCCGGACTGAAAGGATCTACCGCTGCATCCCCGGAATGCTCCTTGAAATGACGAGCCAAATAATAAGCCCCGAGGCCGCTGCCTCCTATAAACTTCCGGGCCTCTTCGGAAGTCAAAGGTTTCTCCTGTACGGTTCTGGTGGTGAGATCCACCACGGCAACCTTCCCGTTGTAGCCGTACACGGGTTTTACCCCCCTTAGTCGAATTTTCTCCGCCGGAAGGGAAAGCGGTTTACTTCTCCGCCACCCGGCGATCCCCTGAGTTATCCCCACTTTTGGGGGTAGAGGCCTGCCTTGGCTTGAAAGCGAGCGACTAAAGAAGCCGCCAGGGCGGCCCCCTCTTTGCTCACGGTCCTACGGGCGTTATCCACGGTACCCCGAACTCCCGCCCTAACCCGAGGAGCATTTCTTCTACTTCGGGCTCCAGGGGGATCCCCTCCCTCCTTCTCCTCTCCGCCGTGCGGAATTCGATTTCTCCCGGGAGCAGGACCTCCTCAACCCCGTAGGCCGGCGGCAGCCCTTTTATCTCGTCGATCATTTGAGCTATACGGTTTTTAAACTCGTCGGTGTCGCCGAAGACGCCGGGATCGACGGCGGCAAAAACATGACCCAAATTCTGCCTGCCCTCCAGATTACGA of the Thermanaeromonas sp. C210 genome contains:
- a CDS encoding aldehyde ferredoxin oxidoreductase family protein, whose protein sequence is MYGYNGKVAVVDLTTRTVQEKPLTSEEARKFIGGSGLGAYYLARHFKEHSGDAAVDPFSPENPLIFTVGPYVDTPVPCSGRHAVTTLSPLTGIFAESDIGGSWGVAFKRAGYDGLIVTGRADSPVYILVAGGRVSIHDAAAYWGKDTFATYEQLKGATGGEVTCIGPAGERLVRYASIMSDGRDARAAGRCGVGAVMGSKNLKAVVARGNKRTDVWDRSGLVAAVKAMIPRIRQGNAGMTRYGTAGGVITHESYGNFPLQNWRLGRWPEGVEKISGQRIEQTIFVGRYYCHGCVIGCGKKIRIKEGRYAGVEGAGPEYETLGCLGGMCLIDDLEAIAYANELCNRYGMDTISAGNTIAFAMEAFEKGLIGEGDTGGVKLTWGNADAMVEMVRQIGERTGLGKLLGEGAKRAAEALGGLAVEFAHHVKGLEFPAHDPRAFNGVALAYATSNRGACHLQAFTHPFERVVKMPELGYEEPHDRLAVEGKGEFVARLQNLMSMVDSLKICKFVFNGGVQVSHLTSWLNSITGWNISPQEFLETGERLFTLKRMFNVRYCGISRKDDTLPPRPLTCKRRGEGVTVNLPPLGRMLSDYYECRGWDEIGIPTREVLERLDIADLF